DNA sequence from the Colletotrichum destructivum chromosome 9, complete sequence genome:
ACTTTCCATCTTGTGAATGACTAAATGCTGAATTTCCAGTCTATTCCCTCTTCGTTTGAGTTGTGGGCGTCGTACGGTTAGATGATGGTGTTGTTCGAACACTAATGGCCAATTAATTCATTTCCCCCTAAATTAACAGTGTACGATACTATCTATTGCATTATCACAGCTAGCATTGTTAGTCAATGGCGTAGTTGGACTCCTCGCATTTCTTGTAAATCAGGTTCTGAACCACGTACAGAGCATCATCAaatgtcgtcgacgagcaacTCCCCACCCAACAGATCAAACTATTGGATGACAACATAAACTACAACCTAAACTCAATTGAGTTCTGTCAAAAAATCACCAAAAGTCCCGACCGAAATCAcaacgccgccaccctccGAGATGCCGTTCAGATGCTTGGCACATAACTAGTCGAAATCGTGGCTTTGACGACGCGTCATTCCAAGTCTTGACGTCATCGAGACCAATTCGGGACTCAAACTGAAGAGAAGAGAGCAGCACACAATATTACCTATCCAACATCTatctccccttcccccccccccccccccccccccccccacataTCCCCCCCTGTGTCTCTTCCACTCATGAAAGAGATCAACATACTTGCAGAGTGCCTCCACCTTGgcagcttctccatcttGGCATTCTCTCCATCATCTTGGCATCCCATCCCAGGCCAAGGCTTAAATGGACGACTTCTTCAGACCGCCCATCGTGCTCATCCACGGGCTGTGGATGACCCCTCTGTCCTGGGAGCGCTGGATTCCCTTCTTCCAAAAGAGAGGCTTCGAGGTGCACGCGCCCGGTTGGCCCGGGGTCGACGGCCggaccgaggaggagatccgCTCCGATCCGAagcccctcgccctccaccgCATCCAAGACATCGTGGACCACTACGAGGCCTACATCCGCAAGCTGCCGGAAGCCCCCATCATCATAGGCCACTCGTTCGGCGGCCTCTTCGCCCAGATCCTCCTGTcccgcggcgtcggcgcccttggcgtcgccgtctgccCCGCGCAGCCGGCGGGCATCGTCTACATCTCGCCCAGCACCGTCCGGGCCGCCATGCCCGTCTTCGCCCACCCGCTGCACTCCGACGCCACCGTCCCCATCTCCGAGAGCCACTTCCGCTACTGCTTCGGCAACCTCCTgtcggccgccgagagcaaGGCCCAGTGGGCCAGGTACTGCATCCCCGCGGACTCCCGCGTGCTCTGGCAGCTGGCCACCAGCGTCACGGCCGGGCAGGCGGCGCCCAACTACGTGCGGTTCGACAAGCCCGACCGGGCCCCGCTGCTGCTCATCGCGGCCTCCAAGGACCACATCGTCACCGCCAGAACCGTCAAGGAGGAGTACAAAGCGTACAAGGGACGGGCCGTCGTGCAGTTCAAGGAATTTGAGGGCCGCAGCCACGGACTCTTGTTCCAGGAGGGCTGGGAAGACGTCGCAAGTTATGTCCTCGAATTTATAGAAAGCCACATCTCTTGAGCGTCTCGGGGTTTGGGGGTATGGATTTTCCACTTTGTATGTGCGTGTATACTAGATCAGTCCACAGGCTGGTAATTCGGGGGTGATTTCTCACCATGATCATGAAGAGCCCCCAGTTTTTTCGAAGGGATACCATTATAATACACAGACTCTTTACAATCAACGGCCCTTCTCTTGATAAGTACATCCGCAAGTACTGCTACTGATTTCCACTGGCCTGGGTCTACTATAGAC
Encoded proteins:
- a CDS encoding Putative alpha/beta hydrolase-1, which encodes MDDFFRPPIVLIHGLWMTPLSWERWIPFFQKRGFEVHAPGWPGVDGRTEEEIRSDPKPLALHRIQDIVDHYEAYIRKLPEAPIIIGHSFGGLFAQILLSRGVGALGVAVCPAQPAGIVYISPSTVRAAMPVFAHPLHSDATVPISESHFRYCFGNLLSAAESKAQWARYCIPADSRVLWQLATSVTAGQAAPNYVRFDKPDRAPLLLIAASKDHIVTARTVKEEYKAYKGRAVVQFKEFEGRSHGLLFQEGWEDVASYVLEFIESHIS